In Helicobacter pylori, a single genomic region encodes these proteins:
- a CDS encoding RNA polymerase sigma factor FliA: MILMMENRMPKGIQKTETSEKNIEKVLNAYDKQQHHHQDDLAIQYLPAVRAMAFRLKERLPSSIDFNDLVSIGTEELIKLARRYESALNDSFWGYAKTRVNGAMLDYLRSLDVISRSSRKLIKSIDAEITKHLNEHGKEPSDAYLAEALGENIEKIREAKTASDIYALVPIDEQFNAIEQDEITKKIEAEELLEHVQKALNQMSEREQILIQLYYFEELNLSEIKEILGITESRISQIIKEVIKKVRKSLGVDHG; the protein is encoded by the coding sequence ATGATTTTGATGATGGAAAATAGAATGCCCAAAGGAATTCAAAAAACTGAAACCAGCGAAAAAAATATAGAAAAGGTTTTGAACGCCTATGATAAGCAACAACACCACCATCAAGACGATCTCGCTATCCAGTATTTACCGGCCGTGCGCGCGATGGCGTTTCGTTTAAAAGAGCGCTTGCCCAGCTCTATTGATTTTAACGATCTGGTTTCCATTGGCACTGAAGAATTGATTAAATTAGCCAGGCGTTATGAGAGCGCGTTAAACGATTCTTTTTGGGGGTATGCTAAAACTCGTGTCAATGGGGCGATGCTAGATTATTTGCGTTCTTTAGATGTGATTTCTCGCTCTAGCAGGAAACTCATTAAAAGCATTGATGCTGAAATTACCAAACACCTTAATGAGCATGGGAAAGAGCCTAGCGATGCGTATTTAGCAGAAGCTCTAGGAGAAAATATTGAAAAGATTAGAGAAGCTAAAACGGCTTCAGATATTTATGCGTTAGTGCCAATAGATGAGCAATTCAATGCGATTGAGCAAGATGAAATCACTAAAAAGATTGAAGCAGAAGAGCTGTTAGAGCATGTCCAAAAAGCGTTGAATCAAATGAGCGAACGAGAGCAAATCCTTATCCAGCTTTATTACTTTGAAGAGTTGAATTTGAGCGAGATCAAAGAGATTTTAGGCATTACTGAATCGCGCATTTCTCAAATCATTAAAGAAGTGATTAAAAAGGTGCGTAAATCCTTAGGAGTGGATCATGGCTGA
- a CDS encoding AAA family ATPase: protein MSLTALLNPTSLEDFLGQEHLIGKDAPLFKALQSKHFPHAFFYGPPGVGKTSLAQIIARSLEHPILLFNATDFKLEDLRLKLKNYQHALLKPVVFIDETHRLNKTQQEFLLPIMEKDHALILGASTQDPNYSLSHAIRSRSFIFELTPLKKNDLDKLCAKALTLLKKQIEPDAKTYLLNNSAGDARALLNLLDLSAKIENPITLKTLQSLRPHSLNDGSYSDDTHYNLTSALIKSLRGSDENASIYYLARLIAGGENPEFIARRLVIFASEDIGNANPNALNLASSCLFSVKQIGYPEARIILSQCVIYLACSPKSNTAYRAINQALDCVQKGSLYPIPKHLLPNAKDYLYPHDYNGYVKQDYLEKPLNLVSSQGIGFEKTLLEWLDKIRN, encoded by the coding sequence ATGAGCCTGACTGCACTTTTAAACCCCACAAGCCTAGAAGATTTTTTAGGCCAAGAGCATTTAATAGGGAAAGACGCCCCCTTATTTAAAGCCTTACAATCCAAACACTTCCCCCACGCTTTTTTCTATGGCCCTCCTGGCGTGGGTAAAACAAGCCTGGCTCAAATCATCGCTCGCTCCCTAGAGCACCCCATTCTTTTGTTTAATGCGACGGATTTTAAGTTAGAGGATTTGCGCCTTAAGCTTAAAAATTACCAACACGCCCTTTTAAAACCCGTTGTTTTTATTGATGAAACCCACAGATTGAATAAAACCCAACAAGAATTTTTACTCCCCATTATGGAAAAAGATCACGCTTTAATCTTAGGGGCTAGCACGCAAGATCCTAATTACAGCCTAAGCCATGCGATCCGCTCAAGAAGTTTTATTTTTGAATTAACCCCCCTAAAAAAGAACGATTTAGACAAGCTTTGCGCTAAAGCTTTAACATTACTCAAAAAACAAATAGAGCCTGACGCTAAAACCTACCTTTTAAACAACAGCGCTGGCGACGCTAGAGCGTTATTAAACCTCTTAGATTTGAGCGCTAAAATAGAAAATCCTATCACTTTAAAAACCTTGCAGTCCTTACGGCCCCATAGCCTAAATGACGGATCTTATAGCGATGATACGCATTATAACCTCACTAGCGCGTTAATCAAATCTTTAAGAGGGAGCGATGAAAACGCTTCCATTTATTATCTGGCACGCTTGATTGCTGGCGGGGAAAACCCAGAATTTATTGCCAGAAGGCTGGTGATTTTTGCGAGCGAAGATATTGGTAACGCTAACCCAAACGCCCTTAATTTAGCCTCTTCTTGCTTGTTTTCAGTCAAACAAATCGGCTACCCTGAAGCGCGCATTATTTTAAGCCAATGCGTGATTTATCTGGCTTGTTCGCCCAAGTCTAACACGGCTTATAGAGCGATCAATCAGGCTTTGGATTGCGTTCAAAAAGGCTCACTCTACCCTATTCCTAAACACCTGCTGCCTAACGCTAAAGACTACCTTTACCCGCATGATTATAACGGCTATGTCAAACAAGATTATTTAGAAAAACCCCTCAATTTGGTTTCTTCTCAAGGCATAGGGTTTGAAAAAACCCTTTTAGAATGGCTTGATAAGATAAGAAATTGA
- a CDS encoding MinD/ParA family protein, whose translation MSNQASHLDNFMNAKNPKSFFDNKGNTKFIAITSGKGGVGKSNISANLAYSLYKKGYKVGVFDADIGLANLDVIFGVKTHKNILHALKGEAKLQEIICEIEPGLCLIPGDSGEEILKYISGAEALDQFVDEEGVLSSLDYIVVDTGAGIGATTQAFLNASDCVVIVTTPDPSAITDAYACIKINSKNKDELFLIANMVAQPKEGRATYERLFKVAKNNIASLELHYLGAIENSSLLKRYVRERKILRKIAPNDLFSQSIDQIAGLLVSKLETGALEIPKEGLKSFFKRLLKYLG comes from the coding sequence ATGAGTAATCAAGCGAGCCATTTGGATAATTTTATGAACGCTAAAAATCCCAAAAGTTTTTTTGATAATAAGGGGAATACCAAATTCATCGCTATCACAAGCGGTAAGGGGGGCGTGGGGAAATCCAACATTAGCGCTAATTTAGCTTATTCTTTATATAAGAAAGGTTATAAGGTAGGGGTGTTTGATGCGGATATTGGTTTAGCGAATTTAGATGTGATTTTTGGGGTGAAAACCCATAAAAATATCTTGCATGCCTTAAAGGGTGAAGCCAAATTGCAAGAAATCATTTGCGAGATTGAACCCGGGCTTTGCTTAATTCCCGGGGATAGTGGCGAAGAAATTTTAAAATACATTAGCGGCGCGGAAGCTTTAGATCAATTCGTGGATGAAGAGGGGGTTTTAAGCTCTTTGGATTATATTGTAGTTGATACAGGCGCTGGGATTGGAGCCACTACGCAAGCGTTTTTGAATGCGAGCGATTGCGTGGTGATTGTTACCACACCCGATCCTTCAGCGATTACCGATGCGTATGCATGCATTAAAATCAACTCCAAAAATAAAGACGAATTGTTCCTTATCGCTAACATGGTAGCCCAACCTAAAGAAGGCAGGGCGACTTATGAAAGGCTATTCAAGGTGGCTAAAAACAATATCGCTTCATTAGAATTGCACTATTTAGGGGCGATTGAAAACAGCTCCTTATTGAAACGCTATGTGAGGGAGCGCAAAATTTTGAGAAAAATAGCCCCTAATGATTTGTTTTCGCAATCCATTGATCAGATAGCGGGTCTTTTGGTTTCTAAATTAGAAACCGGTGCTTTAGAAATACCAAAAGAAGGTTTGAAAAGCTTTTTTAAAAGGCTTTTGAAGTATTTGGGGTAG
- a CDS encoding DUF2147 domain-containing protein, translating to MKLVSLVIVFCCFLGAVELPGVYQTQEFLYMKSSFVEFFEHNGKFYAYGISDVDGSKAKKDKLNPNPKLRNRSDKGVVFLSDLIKVGKRSYKGGKAYNFYDGKTYYVRVTQNSNGDLEFTSSYDKWGYVGKTFTWKRLSDEEIKNLKLKRFNLDEVLKTIKDSPI from the coding sequence ATGAAATTGGTGAGTCTTGTTATAGTTTTTTGTTGTTTTTTAGGGGCTGTAGAGTTGCCTGGAGTTTATCAAACTCAGGAATTTTTATACATGAAAAGCTCTTTTGTGGAGTTTTTTGAGCATAACGGGAAGTTCTATGCCTATGGTATTTCTGATGTGGATGGCTCTAAAGCCAAAAAAGACAAACTCAATCCTAACCCAAAGCTAAGGAATCGCAGCGATAAAGGCGTGGTGTTTTTAAGCGATTTGATTAAGGTTGGAAAACGATCTTATAAAGGCGGTAAAGCGTATAATTTTTATGACGGCAAGACCTACTATGTAAGGGTTACTCAAAATTCAAACGGGGATTTAGAATTCACTTCAAGCTATGATAAATGGGGGTATGTCGGCAAGACTTTCACTTGGAAACGCTTGAGCGATGAAGAAATCAAAAATCTAAAACTCAAGCGTTTTAACCTGGATGAAGTCCTTAAAACCATTAAAGATAGCCCTATCTAA
- the fliM gene encoding flagellar motor switch protein FliM gives MADILSQEEIDALLEVVDENVDIQNVQKKDIIPQHSVTLYDFKRPNRVSKEQLRSFRSIHDKMARNLSSQVSSIMRSIVEIQLHSVDQMTYGEFLMSLPSPTSFNVFSMKPMGGTGVLEINPSIAFPMIDRLLGGKGSAYDQNREFSDIELNLLDTILRQVMQILKEVWSPVVEMFPTIDAKESSANVVQIVAQNEISIMVVLEIIIGHSRGMMNICYPVISIESILSKMGSRDLMLSETNSKKSRNKELQALLSGVSVDMIVFLGAVELSLKEMLDLDVGDTIRLNKIANDEVSVYVHKKKRYLASVGFQGYRKTIQIKEVVYSEKERTKEILEMLEEQRRGKVGDIMKIEEE, from the coding sequence ATGGCTGATATTTTAAGCCAAGAAGAAATTGATGCGCTTTTAGAAGTCGTTGATGAAAATGTGGATATTCAAAATGTCCAAAAAAAAGATATTATCCCGCAGCACAGCGTAACCCTCTATGATTTCAAACGCCCTAATCGTGTGAGTAAGGAGCAATTGCGTTCTTTTAGGAGTATCCATGACAAAATGGCTAGGAATCTTTCTAGTCAAGTCTCTTCTATCATGCGTTCTATTGTAGAGATCCAGCTCCACAGCGTGGATCAAATGACTTATGGTGAATTTTTGATGAGTTTGCCTAGCCCTACGAGTTTTAATGTCTTTTCCATGAAGCCTATGGGAGGAACGGGGGTTTTAGAAATCAATCCTAGCATCGCTTTCCCCATGATTGACAGACTATTAGGAGGTAAGGGGAGTGCGTATGATCAAAACAGGGAGTTTAGCGATATTGAATTGAATTTATTGGATACGATTTTACGCCAGGTGATGCAAATTTTAAAAGAAGTGTGGTCGCCCGTGGTGGAGATGTTTCCTACTATTGACGCTAAAGAATCCAGCGCGAATGTGGTCCAAATCGTCGCTCAAAATGAAATTTCTATCATGGTGGTTTTAGAGATTATCATCGGGCATAGTCGTGGGATGATGAACATTTGCTACCCGGTGATTTCCATTGAGAGCATTCTTTCTAAAATGGGGAGTAGGGATTTGATGCTTTCAGAAACGAACTCTAAAAAGAGCCGCAATAAGGAATTGCAAGCGCTATTGAGCGGGGTGAGCGTGGATATGATCGTGTTTTTGGGCGCGGTGGAATTGAGTTTGAAAGAAATGTTGGATTTAGATGTGGGGGATACTATCCGGTTGAACAAGATCGCTAATGATGAAGTGAGCGTGTATGTGCATAAAAAAAAGCGTTATTTAGCGAGCGTGGGGTTTCAAGGGTATAGGAAAACCATTCAAATTAAAGAAGTGGTCTATAGCGAAAAAGAACGCACTAAAGAAATTTTAGAAATGTTAGAAGAACAGCGCAGAGGCAAAGTGGGCGATATTATGAAGATAGAAGAAGAGTGA
- a CDS encoding J domain-containing protein, translated as MSKSLYQTLNVSENASQDEIKKSYRRLARQYHPDLNKTKEAEEKFKEINAAYEILSDEEKRRQYDQFGDNMFGGQNFSDFARSRRTSEDLDDILSSIFGRGGFSQRFSQNSQGFSGFNFSNFAPENLDMTATLSVSVLDTLLGNKKQVSINNETFSLKIPIGVEEGEKIRVRNKGKMGRTTRGDLLLQIHIEEDEIYRREKDDITQIFDLPLKTALFGGKIEIATWHKTLTLTIPPNTKAMQKFRIKEKGIKNRKTSHVGDLYLQARLILPKTETLSNELKALLEKEL; from the coding sequence ATGAGTAAGAGTTTATACCAAACTTTAAACGTGAGCGAAAACGCTAGCCAAGATGAAATCAAAAAATCCTACCGCCGTTTAGCTAGGCAATACCATCCGGATTTGAATAAAACCAAAGAAGCCGAAGAAAAATTCAAAGAAATCAACGCCGCTTATGAAATTTTAAGCGACGAAGAAAAGCGCCGCCAATACGATCAGTTTGGCGACAACATGTTTGGGGGGCAGAATTTCAGCGATTTTGCAAGAAGCCGCAGAACTAGTGAAGATTTAGACGATATTTTAAGCTCTATTTTTGGGAGAGGAGGCTTTTCGCAAAGATTTTCTCAAAACTCGCAAGGCTTTTCTGGCTTTAATTTTTCCAATTTCGCCCCTGAAAATTTAGACATGACCGCCACTTTAAGTGTCTCTGTTTTAGACACCCTTTTAGGCAATAAAAAACAAGTGAGCATCAATAATGAGACCTTTAGCCTTAAAATCCCTATCGGCGTGGAAGAGGGCGAAAAAATCAGGGTTCGCAACAAGGGGAAAATGGGGCGAACGACTAGGGGCGATTTGCTCTTGCAGATCCATATTGAAGAAGATGAAATTTACAGGCGCGAGAAAGATGATATTACCCAAATCTTTGATTTACCCTTAAAAACGGCTCTTTTTGGAGGGAAAATTGAAATCGCTACTTGGCATAAAACCTTAACCCTAACCATTCCCCCTAACACCAAAGCGATGCAAAAATTCCGCATTAAAGAAAAAGGGATCAAAAACAGAAAAACTTCGCATGTGGGGGATTTGTATTTGCAAGCTCGTTTGATCTTGCCTAAAACGGAAACGCTTTCTAATGAGTTAAAAGCGTTATTAGAAAAAGAATTGTAA
- a CDS encoding MerR family transcriptional regulator, giving the protein MCDYDEPLYLISVVAKILGVHPQTLRQYEKEGLIEPSRTDGKMRLYSQRDMDKIKTILRLTRDMGVNLAGVDIILRLKEKLDELDNLNKELQDALQKHSKNTKTPTKNLNTPTNFYELILFKK; this is encoded by the coding sequence GTGTGCGATTATGATGAACCGCTTTATTTAATCAGCGTTGTGGCTAAAATCTTAGGCGTGCACCCTCAAACCTTGCGCCAATACGAAAAAGAGGGTTTGATAGAGCCTAGCAGGACTGATGGGAAAATGCGCTTGTATTCCCAACGAGACATGGATAAAATCAAAACGATTTTACGCCTTACAAGGGATATGGGGGTTAATCTAGCGGGCGTGGATATTATCTTGCGTTTAAAAGAAAAGCTTGATGAATTAGACAATCTCAATAAAGAATTGCAAGACGCTCTGCAAAAACACTCTAAAAACACCAAAACCCCAACGAAAAATTTAAACACCCCTACGAATTTTTACGAATTGATTTTATTTAAAAAATGA
- a CDS encoding transcriptional repressor has product MKRLETLESILERLRMSIKKNGLKNSKQREEVVSVLYRSGTHLSPEEITHSIRQKDKNTSISSVYRILNFLEKENFICVLETSKSGRRYEIAAKEHHDHIICLHCGKIIEFADPEIENRQNEVVKKYQAKLISHDMKMFVWCKECQESEC; this is encoded by the coding sequence ATGAAAAGATTAGAAACTTTAGAATCTATTTTAGAGCGCTTGAGGATGTCTATCAAAAAAAACGGACTCAAAAATTCAAAACAAAGAGAAGAAGTGGTAAGCGTTTTGTATCGCAGCGGCACACACTTAAGCCCTGAAGAAATCACGCATTCTATCCGCCAAAAGGACAAAAACACCAGCATTTCTTCAGTCTATCGCATTTTGAATTTCTTAGAAAAAGAAAATTTTATCTGTGTTTTAGAGACTTCAAAAAGCGGCCGGCGTTATGAAATTGCGGCTAAAGAACACCATGATCACATCATTTGTTTACATTGCGGTAAGATCATTGAATTTGCAGACCCTGAAATTGAAAACCGCCAGAATGAAGTCGTTAAAAAATATCAAGCCAAGCTGATTAGCCATGACATGAAAATGTTTGTGTGGTGTAAAGAATGCCAAGAGAGTGAATGTTAA
- a CDS encoding DUF386 family protein, whose protein sequence is MAIFGELSSLGHLFKKTQALEILHAYLKEVMQKGSKANQRVLNLDPNTEFQTPLGHGIFSIEQSYCLEHAKESEKGFFESHRQYVDFQLIIKGVEGAKVVGINQAVIKTPYDEKRDLIVYEPVSEASFLRLNAGMLAIFFESDVHALRFYGESFEKYREELIFKAVVKAPKGLIKLKL, encoded by the coding sequence ATGGCTATTTTTGGGGAATTAAGCTCGCTTGGGCATTTGTTTAAAAAAACGCAAGCGTTAGAAATTTTGCATGCGTATTTAAAAGAGGTCATGCAAAAGGGTAGTAAAGCGAATCAAAGGGTTTTAAACCTCGATCCTAATACGGAATTTCAAACGCCTTTAGGGCATGGCATCTTTAGCATAGAGCAGAGTTATTGTTTAGAGCATGCTAAAGAAAGCGAGAAAGGTTTTTTTGAAAGCCACCGACAATATGTGGATTTCCAGCTGATTATCAAAGGCGTTGAGGGGGCTAAGGTGGTGGGTATCAATCAAGCTGTCATTAAAACCCCTTACGATGAAAAAAGAGATTTGATCGTTTATGAGCCGGTTAGTGAAGCTTCTTTTTTGCGTTTGAATGCGGGCATGCTGGCTATTTTTTTTGAAAGCGATGTGCATGCGTTGAGATTCTATGGAGAGTCTTTTGAAAAATATAGGGAAGAGCTAATTTTTAAAGCGGTCGTTAAAGCGCCTAAAGGATTGATCAAATTAAAATTATGA
- the fliY gene encoding flagellar motor switch protein FliY, with translation MQDFIKIFIQEIVSTLEGLVGKAPSVGLEKEISSSDESFLKLISTPYARVKISAIEKEESSIELLAPVDLVTALSDLMLGGEGASKEEMDNDDLDAFKEMASNIFGAIATSLKSQELLPKLNFTTTNAEIAKELPKKEDYAKAMVFSFKMEAIKESQIILLTTAAFEGQFEKTHKEEKEETTQSATEEIKTHDASLENIEIRNISMLLDVKLNVKVRIGQKKMILKDVVSMDIGSVVELDQLVNDPLEILVDDKVIAKGEVVIVDGNFGIQITDIGTKKERLEQLKH, from the coding sequence ATGCAAGATTTTATTAAAATTTTTATTCAAGAGATTGTCTCTACTTTAGAAGGGTTAGTGGGTAAGGCCCCGAGCGTGGGATTAGAAAAAGAAATTTCTAGTAGCGACGAATCTTTTTTGAAATTAATCAGCACGCCTTATGCAAGGGTTAAGATTAGCGCGATTGAAAAAGAAGAGAGCTCTATTGAATTACTGGCTCCGGTAGATTTAGTTACCGCTTTAAGCGATTTGATGCTAGGAGGTGAGGGGGCTAGCAAGGAAGAAATGGATAATGACGATTTAGACGCTTTTAAAGAAATGGCTTCTAATATTTTTGGCGCGATCGCTACGAGCTTGAAGTCTCAAGAATTGCTCCCCAAACTCAATTTCACTACCACGAACGCTGAAATCGCTAAAGAGCTTCCTAAAAAAGAAGATTACGCTAAAGCGATGGTGTTTTCTTTTAAAATGGAAGCCATCAAAGAAAGCCAAATCATTTTATTGACTACGGCGGCTTTTGAGGGCCAATTTGAAAAAACGCATAAAGAAGAAAAAGAAGAAACGACACAGAGCGCTACTGAAGAGATTAAAACCCATGATGCGTCTTTAGAAAACATAGAAATCCGCAATATCAGCATGCTTTTGGATGTGAAATTGAATGTTAAAGTGCGTATCGGGCAAAAAAAGATGATTTTAAAAGACGTGGTCTCTATGGATATAGGGAGCGTGGTAGAGTTGGATCAATTGGTGAATGACCCTTTGGAAATTCTTGTAGATGACAAGGTGATCGCTAAGGGCGAAGTGGTGATCGTGGATGGGAATTTTGGCATTCAGATCACAGATATTGGCACTAAAAAAGAACGCTTAGAACAATTGAAACATTAA